One window from the genome of Corvus moneduloides isolate bCorMon1 chromosome 9, bCorMon1.pri, whole genome shotgun sequence encodes:
- the METTL18 gene encoding histidine protein methyltransferase 1 homolog, with translation MDFRFNFAVDEHENSEADAHFLVLCSPQHKQESTEKSRKTADPAADSSPKLGTDKHQNETTSKKKLCVKAAKEHSIPEDLNKVLENKVMETVLDLSYVKLSVLEIMCSGDTDREGIVSKSVSSHSDLIPGVYEGGLKIWECTFDLMEYFSEAEIEFTNKTVLDLGCGAGLLGIVALRGKADRVHFQDYNSTVIDEITLPNVVANCINEGRRMGSGKDRKASKTPSKRARKAEGSPNVLNRCRFFSGEWSQVSQLLLSSNKPFSKYDIILTSETIYNPDYYSALHDTLAELLDKNGCVYLASKVHYFGVGGGIYLFEKFIEKKNVFRTNMVKTINQGLQRCIMEIAFKDSC, from the coding sequence atggattttcgatttaattttgctgttgatGAACATGAGAACAGTGAGGCAGATGCTCACTTCTTGGTGCTGTGCTCTCCACAACACAAGCAGGAATCcacagaaaagagcaggaaaacgGCTGATCCTGCAGCAGACTCCAGCCCTAAGCTGGGTACTGATAAGCACCAGAATGAGacaacttcaaagaaaaagctCTGTGTGAAAGCTGCCAAGGAGCATAGTATTCCCGAAGATCTCAACAAAGTATTGGAAAATAAAGTCATGGAAACAGTATTGGATCTGTCTTACGTAAAGTTGTCTGTATTGGAAATTATGTGTTCGGGTGACACCGACAGAGAAGGCATCGTGTCCAAAAGTGTTTCTTCTCACTCTGATCTCATCCCAGGAGTCTATGAAGGAGGACTGAAAATCTGGGAATGTACCTTTGATCTCATGGAGTACTTTTCTGAGGCTGAAATAGAATTTACCAACAAGACTGTATTGGATCttggctgtggggctggattGCTGGGAATTGTTGCTTTAAGGGGTAAAGCTGACAGAGTCCATTTTCAGGACTACAACAGCACAGTGATTGATGAAATAACCTTGCCTAATGTGGTGGCCAACTGTATTAATGAAGGCAGGAGGATGGGCAGTGGGAAGGACAGAAAAGCCAGCAAGACTCCTTCAAAGAGAGCCAGAAAAGCAGAGGGCTCACCTAACGTGCTCAAcagatgcagatttttttctggagagtGGTCTCAAGTCAGCCAGCTCCTGTTAAGCAGCAACAAACCCTTTTCAAAGTATGACATCATTCTCACCTCTGAGACCATCTATAATCCTGACTACTACAGTGCTCTGCATGATACACTAGCTGAGCTCTTGGATAAAAATGGCTGTGTGTATTTGGCAAGCAAAGTGCATTATTTTGGAGTTGGTGGTGGTATCTATCTTTTTGAGAAAttcattgaaaagaaaaatgtgtttagaACCAATATGGTTAAAACAATTAATCAGGGTCTGCAGCGATGCATTATGGAAATTGCTTTTAAAGATTCCTGTTAA
- the C9H1orf112 gene encoding uncharacterized protein C1orf112 homolog, producing the protein MSQTDPELLLRELGGWDWELCRRELPAVLPRLLSMYQESEDWTEHIRVLRILTEMFLPHISLEDLEGTFFSKVLPKTLQFFDNLMCELSSEAKGLTSQSTELRSTVRNLLQTMVQLLETLTGCVRYVCSLQECVSLQSIRSLPSSVLYVIKSTFTHCKDSESVYCGHLHLISDLLQAMFKETYSLQKQLMELVDLISIGSASTEDDITYMVSVIHTVLEICSVISNMDHALHANTWKFIIKQSLKHHSLLQCHLKHSDIFGGLCKDTLLSFDSCLQLAEQMKVSEIQEGTDVRLFQKTVKLCRFFANSLVHYTKEFLACFSDSCSQLHQLFLQIYSKFPHSLYAPEILEVHQDEISRVFLVALDPLINQLLPFSPFMEQVLSEKLGLPPEQQLPQCLLLLTIMDKLSSQPEEVQTLWNTGKSLSLFSALFFSFQQCCGELSLPVRLPEVVSTGQPAVPITLYHYVCVHLCSFIASTLPSYFPQLECALLDAVLGSSMITSLLAMDSWCFLARYGTAELCAHHVNVIAHLVKAWPSDCSQVSALGVLLKRMLFLMAPEHQVEFAHKFLPEEVENLAVWQHVSLRALNPDLRIQVASQLCTAGLARCWWWLNSSRALGELPPVNTALSVLLAACSSADDTLEAELKASVLGVLSQFWFFFQAKQVSDEPCLQKTLCLLLHLSEFFIQALDAQLITQVFALQSFLLQLHPPDHVRLAMVDFLSSMGKVFIPQEAQRQVVPQLSCLFASLLADQTWLIHQHALEAFTHFAEETRHEDVVPWCLNSEEAKNKVVNFLAKTRQVEETREARTERLKQERITWHAQALKVDGELESTGEPVAKKACHPPSEEQYKAAVGTMEGAVEAVKLLLQKGSPPAWLAVKLEALHTAIATLRDSLW; encoded by the exons ATGTCCCAGACAGACCCCGAGCTGCTCCTGCGGGAGCTCGGCGGCTGGGACTGGGAGCTCTGCCGCCGGGAGCTGCCCGCTGTCCTGCCCCGGCTCCTT TCAATGTATCAAGAGTCTGAAGACTGGACGGAGCATATTC gtgTTTTGAGGATCctgactgaaatgtttttgcCACATATCAGCCTTGAAGATTTGGAAGGAACTTTCTTCTCTAAAGTATTACCTAAG ACTCTACAGTTCTTTGATAACTTGATGTGTGAATTATCCAGCGAGGCCAAAGGATTGACCAGCCAGAGCACAGAGTTACGAAGTACTGTACGGAATCTGTTACAG ACCatggtgcagctgctggagacTCTGACGGGCTGTGTGCGCTACGTGTGCTCGCTGCAGGAGTGCGTGTCCCTGCAGAGCATCcgctccctcccttcctccgTCCTCTATGTGATAAAGAGCACCTTCACACACTGCAAG GACAGTGAATCAGTGTACTGTGGGCACCTGCATTTAATTTCTGACCTCCTACAAGCCATGTTTAAGGAAACTTACTCCCTTCAGAAACAGCTGATGGAACTGGTTGATCTGATTTCTATAGGGTCTGCTTCCACTGAAGATGACATCACATATATGGTGTCAG TAATCCACACTGTGCTAGAGATCTGCTCTGTAATTTCCAATATGGACCACGCTCTTCATGCCAATACATGGAAGTTCATAATCAA GCAAAGCCTGAAGCATCActccctgctgcagtgccacCTGAAACACAGTGACATCTTTGGTGGCCTGTGCAAGGAcactcttctttcttttgacTCCTGTTTGCAGCTGGCTGAGCAAATGAAGGTGTCAGAGATACAG GAGGGCACTGACGTCAGGCTGTTCCAGAAGACAGTCAAATTGTGCAGGTTCTTTGCTAACTCCCTTGTACACTACACCAAG GAATTTCTTGCTTGCTTCTCTGACTCCTGTTCTCAGTTACATCAGCTCTTTCTTCAGATATACAG CAAATTTCCTCACAGTCTTTATGCTCCAGAGATCTTGGAAGTTCATCAAGATGAAATATCCCGGGTTTTTCTTGTGGCTCTGGACCCTCTGATCAACCAGCTTCTTCCCTTTAGTCCTTTCATGGAGCAAGTGTTAAGTGAAAAGTTAG GTCTccctcctgagcagcagctgccccagtgTCTCCTCCTGCTTACCATAATGGACAAGCTGTCCTCTCAGCCTGAAGAAGTGCAAACTCTctggaacacaggaaaaag CCTGTCTTTGTTTTCAGCTCTCTTCTTCAGTTTCCAGCAATGTTGTGGGGAGCTTTCTCTCCCTGTCCGTTTGCCAGAGGTGGTCAGTACCGGACAGCCAGCAGTTCCCATCACCCTCTATCACTATGTCTGTGTCCACCTGTGCTCCTTCATTGCTTCCACACTCCCATCATACTTCCCTCAGCTG GAGTGTGCCCTGCTGGATGCTGTGCTGGGTTCCAGTATGATCACATCTCTGCTAGCAATGGACTCGTGGTGCTTCCTTGCCCG GTATGgaacagctgagctgtgtgCTCACCACGTTAATGTGATCGCCCACTTG GTAAAGGCTTGGCCCAGTGACTGCTCCCAGGTCTCTGCCCTGGGTGTGCTGCTGAAGCGAATGCTGTTCTTGATGGCTCCAGAGCATCAG GTAGAATTTGCTCATAAGTTTCTTCCTGAAGAGGTGGAGAACTTGGCTGTGTGGCAGCACGTGTCTCTCAGAGCCCTGAATCCTGACCTTAGGATACAAGTGGCATCTCAGCTGTGCACGGCAGGGCTTGCACGGTGCTGGTGGTGGCTGAACAGCAGCCGTGCCTTGGGAGAGCTCCCACCTGTG aacACTGCCCTTTCTgtcctgctggctgcctgcagtTCTGCTGATGACACTCTGGAGGCAGAACTTAAGGCATCTGTCTTGGGAGTGCTCAGtcagttctggttttttttccaggctaagcAG GTCTCAGATGAGCCATGTCTCCAGAAGACACTGTGTTTATTACTTCACCTTTCGGAATTTTTCATCCAAGCATTAGATGCTCAACTGATTAcccag GTGTTTGCACTGCAGTCATTCTTGCTCCAGCTGCATCCTCCGGATCATGTCCGTCTAGCAATGGTGGATTTTCTGTCTTCCATGGGAAAGGTGTTTATACCACAAGAAGCACAG AGGCAGGTTGTGCCCCAGCTGTCCTGTCTGTTTGCCTCTCTGCTGGCTGACCAGACCTGGCTGATTCACCAGCACGCACTGGAGGCGTTCACACATTTTGCAGAG GAAACAAGACATGAAGATGTTGTTCCTTGGTGCCTTAATTCTGAAGAAGCTAAGAACAAAGTTGTTAATTTTCTGGCTAAG ACAAGGCAGGTGGAAGAGACGAGAGAAGCACGAACAGAACGCCTGAAGCAAGAAAGGATTACCTGGCATGCACAGGCTTTAAAAGTGGATGGAGAATTGGAGTCAACAGGAGAG CCTGTGGCCAAAAAAGCCTGTCACCCCCCCTCTGAGGAGCAGTACAAGGCAGCAGTAGGCACGATGGAGGGGGCAGTGGAGGCTgtgaagctgctgctccagaaaggGTCCCCCCCAGCCTGGCTTGCAGTGAAGCTGGAGGCTCTGCACACAGCCATAGCCACCCTCAGGGACAGCTTGTGGTAG
- the LOC116447865 gene encoding 14 kDa phosphohistidine phosphatase-like gives MAPAPPPLPCGFRAGRAMAAVRDVAIDPEGTFKYILVRLQRPGGGEQRDIVRGTKAAEFHNHIFEKVNPEMEKLGYECKCLGGGKIEHNSKDKKIRVFGLSTGYGKADHSVTVEILKKEYTDYEITWSDEKK, from the exons AtggcgcccgccccgcccccacTGCCTTGCGGCTTCCGCGCCGGCAGAGCCATGGCGGCCGTGCGGGACGTGGCGATCGACCCCGAGGGCACCTTCAAGTACATCCTGGTGCGCCTGCAGCGCCCGGGCGGCGGCGAGCAGCGGGACATCGTCCGCGGCACCAAGGCGGCCGAGTTCCACA ATCATATATTTGAAAAAGTAAATCCGGAGATGGAAAAGCTGGGATATGAGTGCAAGTGCCTTGGAGGAGGGAAAATTGAACATAATagcaaagacaagaaaattaGGGTATTTGGGCTCTCAACA GGCTATGGAAAAGCAGATCACTCAGTGACTGTAGAGATACTAAAGAAAGAGTATACAGATTATGAAATTACATGGTCAGATGAGAAGAAATAA